In a genomic window of Puniceicoccus vermicola:
- a CDS encoding ATP-binding protein: MHEDSGLVYGACAIETYVRDEGVGMTPEKVKALFYGSVNRSSGTQSEKGAGIGLMLCYDMLITDGGNIRVESQEGLGTTMTFRVPEAGEKPKTIA; the protein is encoded by the coding sequence TTGCATGAGGATTCTGGTTTGGTCTACGGGGCTTGCGCTATCGAAACCTATGTTCGCGACGAGGGCGTCGGAATGACCCCGGAAAAGGTAAAAGCCCTATTCTATGGGTCCGTGAACAGATCCTCCGGCACGCAGTCGGAGAAGGGGGCGGGCATCGGCCTCATGCTTTGTTATGACATGCTGATTACCGACGGGGGAAATATTCGGGTCGAGAGTCAGGAAGGCTTAGGAACGACGATGACTTTTCGGGTGCCAGAAGCTGGGGAGAAGCCGAAGACAATCGCTTGA